In Gemmatimonadota bacterium, one genomic interval encodes:
- the trpS gene encoding tryptophan--tRNA ligase, translating to MSGDGRKRVLTGDRPTGRLHLGHWVGSVKNRVRMQDDYECFFIIADLHTLTTRPEKEEIAKVPHNIREMMLDYLALGIDPERSRIFIQSAIPETAQLALIFSMLVTLPRLERLPSVKDMAASAELDVLPFGLVGYPVLQAADILLPRADVVPVGKDNAAHVEITREIARRFNYLYGEVFAEPELLLSDVATLPGINGKQKMSKSLGNAILISDSAQEVEKRVRRMFTDPNRVRADVPGRVEGNPVFIYHDAFNPDVAEVDDLKARYRAGTVGDVEVKTKLARAINDFLDPVRERRSEYAQRPGLVEAILTEGNRAMREVARDTMARVEAAMGLTYFRGD from the coding sequence TTGAGCGGCGATGGTCGCAAGCGAGTGTTGACGGGAGACAGGCCGACCGGACGGCTACACCTGGGGCACTGGGTCGGGAGCGTGAAGAACCGCGTGCGTATGCAGGATGACTACGAGTGTTTCTTCATAATCGCGGACCTGCACACCCTCACCACCAGGCCCGAGAAGGAGGAGATCGCCAAAGTCCCGCACAATATCCGGGAGATGATGCTGGATTACCTGGCCCTCGGGATCGACCCGGAGAGGTCGCGTATCTTCATCCAATCGGCGATTCCGGAAACGGCGCAACTCGCGCTGATCTTCTCCATGCTGGTGACCCTGCCCCGGCTCGAGCGGCTGCCCAGCGTCAAGGACATGGCGGCGTCGGCCGAGCTCGACGTGCTGCCGTTCGGTCTGGTCGGCTATCCGGTGCTGCAGGCGGCCGACATCCTGTTACCCCGCGCCGACGTGGTCCCCGTGGGCAAGGACAACGCGGCCCACGTCGAGATCACCCGGGAGATCGCGCGCCGCTTCAACTACCTGTATGGGGAGGTGTTCGCGGAGCCCGAGTTGCTGCTCAGCGATGTGGCGACGCTGCCCGGCATCAACGGCAAGCAGAAGATGTCCAAGTCGCTCGGCAACGCCATTCTTATCTCCGACAGCGCCCAGGAAGTGGAGAAGCGCGTGCGGCGGATGTTCACGGACCCGAACCGGGTGCGCGCCGACGTTCCCGGCCGGGTGGAGGGTAACCCGGTCTTCATCTATCACGACGCCTTCAACCCGGACGTGGCCGAGGTGGACGATCTGAAGGCTCGCTATCGCGCGGGTACGGTGGGCGACGTGGAGGTCAAGACGAAGCTGGCCCGGGCGATCAACGACTTCCTGGACCCCGTGCGCGAGCGCCGGTCGGAATACGCCCAACGGCCCGGGCTGGTGGAGGCGATCCTCACCGAAGGCAACCGCGCCATGCGCGAAGTGGCGCGGGACACGATGGCTCGCGTGGAGGCCGCGATGGGCCTTACGTACTTCCGGGGAGACTGA
- a CDS encoding MBL fold metallo-hydrolase, giving the protein MLRIINPTRLLAVTLALTPGLASAQEQDVQIDISPLADGVWMLTGRGGNIGVAAGDDAVFIVDDQFAPLTERISAAIRTLGHGDVEFVFNTHWHGDHTGGNENFGQAGALIVAHSNVRERMSVEQFLEAFNRTVEASPPDALPVVTFTTDIAFHLNGDDIEAVHVPNAHTDGDAIVFMRNANVLHMGDTYFSGRYPFIDLSSGGSIDGVIGAADVGLELADDATRIIPGHGPLSSREDLEQYRDLLATVRDRVAVLIGEGKSEDEVVAAAPSAEWDGTWGTSSIGPEMFIRTIYSSLTR; this is encoded by the coding sequence ATGCTACGTATCATCAACCCCACCCGCCTTCTGGCCGTAACCCTCGCCCTGACGCCGGGCCTGGCGTCGGCCCAGGAGCAGGATGTTCAGATCGACATCTCGCCCTTGGCAGACGGGGTCTGGATGCTCACGGGCCGAGGCGGCAACATCGGGGTGGCGGCGGGAGACGACGCGGTCTTCATCGTGGACGACCAATTCGCGCCGCTCACCGAGCGGATCTCCGCGGCCATAAGGACGCTCGGCCACGGCGACGTGGAGTTCGTGTTCAATACCCACTGGCACGGAGATCACACCGGCGGCAATGAGAACTTCGGCCAGGCCGGCGCGCTGATCGTGGCTCACAGCAACGTGCGCGAACGCATGAGCGTCGAGCAGTTTCTCGAGGCCTTCAACCGTACCGTGGAAGCCTCACCGCCCGACGCCCTTCCGGTCGTGACTTTCACGACCGATATCGCGTTTCACCTCAACGGCGACGACATCGAGGCGGTGCACGTGCCCAACGCGCACACCGACGGGGACGCGATCGTGTTCATGAGGAACGCGAACGTTCTGCACATGGGAGACACGTACTTTTCCGGGCGCTACCCCTTCATCGACCTGTCCAGCGGCGGCTCGATCGATGGCGTAATCGGCGCCGCCGACGTCGGCCTGGAGCTGGCCGACGACGCGACCCGGATCATACCGGGGCACGGGCCGCTTTCCAGCCGCGAGGATCTGGAGCAGTACCGGGACCTGCTCGCGACCGTTCGCGACCGGGTCGCGGTGCTGATCGGTGAAGGGAAGTCGGAGGACGAAGTCGTGGCGGCGGCACCCTCGGCGGAATGGGACGGGACCTGGGGCACCAGCTCCATCGGCCCCGAGATGTTCATTCGGACGATCTACTCGAGCCTGACGCGCTAG
- a CDS encoding cupin domain-containing protein codes for MASLMFAAALAAPAALRAQDAPPPLDLIPTDSIAWRETASGMAFALVAGSTRDEGGSYGLLARLDEGQWIAPHWHPRDKHIVVLSGVLLIGSGPSGDPEGARELAAGGATTVPAEAVHYEGARGRTVVLFYGEGPLTTTFVGGG; via the coding sequence GTGGCCTCCCTGATGTTCGCGGCGGCGCTCGCCGCTCCGGCCGCTCTGCGGGCGCAGGACGCGCCGCCCCCGCTGGATCTCATCCCGACCGACTCCATCGCGTGGCGCGAAACCGCGTCGGGGATGGCTTTCGCCTTGGTGGCGGGATCCACGCGTGACGAGGGCGGCAGCTACGGGCTTCTCGCGCGCCTCGACGAAGGCCAATGGATCGCGCCGCACTGGCACCCGCGGGACAAGCACATCGTCGTTCTCTCCGGGGTGCTCCTGATCGGGTCGGGTCCCAGCGGCGACCCCGAGGGCGCGCGCGAGCTCGCGGCCGGCGGCGCCACCACGGTTCCCGCGGAGGCGGTGCACTACGAGGGCGCACGGGGGAGGACCGTCGTCCTCTTCTACGGCGAAGGTCCGCTTACCACCACGTTCGTCGGCGGCGGCTGA
- a CDS encoding response regulator: protein MIDQHEHRPRRILVAEDHRDSLEALRLMFEAAGFEVITAENGLQAVAKAQSERPDIILMDMMMPSMDGFTATRTLRDRALTTPIIAVTAMEGARVRALEAGADDFVPKPIDFRALCRKVKRWLDGGVAMPAEGPGSA, encoded by the coding sequence GTGATCGATCAGCACGAACACCGCCCCAGGCGAATCCTCGTCGCGGAGGACCATCGCGACAGCTTGGAGGCCCTGCGGCTGATGTTCGAGGCCGCGGGCTTCGAGGTGATCACGGCGGAAAACGGACTGCAGGCGGTTGCGAAGGCGCAAAGCGAGCGTCCCGACATCATCCTCATGGACATGATGATGCCGTCGATGGACGGGTTCACGGCCACGCGGACCCTGCGCGATCGCGCGCTCACCACGCCGATCATAGCGGTCACCGCGATGGAGGGAGCGCGTGTGCGCGCGTTGGAGGCCGGCGCGGACGATTTCGTTCCCAAGCCCATCGACTTTCGTGCTCTGTGCCGGAAGGTGAAGCGCTGGCTGGATGGTGGCGTGGCCATGCCCGCTGAAGGACCCGGCAGCGCCTGA
- a CDS encoding 6-carboxytetrahydropterin synthase: MGLTYLTRRVRFSAAHRYYRPDWDERRNREVFGACANPVGHGHNYTLDVTIAGSVADETGFAADLFALDRHLQSVVGPLDHQHLNHVIDDFAEGRAIPSSENLVRWLWPRVAGGLEGGVRLHRLRLSEDRDFWVDYYGGAAEPGGRRAAESGGSDGA, encoded by the coding sequence ATGGGACTCACATATCTGACCAGGCGGGTGCGTTTTTCGGCCGCACACCGCTACTACCGCCCCGATTGGGACGAACGGCGCAACCGCGAGGTGTTCGGCGCCTGCGCCAACCCGGTCGGCCACGGGCACAATTACACCCTGGACGTGACCATAGCGGGTTCCGTCGCAGATGAAACAGGCTTCGCCGCGGACCTGTTTGCGCTGGATCGACACCTCCAGAGCGTGGTCGGCCCGCTGGATCACCAGCACCTGAACCACGTCATCGACGACTTCGCCGAGGGGCGGGCGATTCCGAGCAGCGAGAACCTGGTGCGCTGGCTCTGGCCGCGGGTCGCCGGGGGCCTGGAAGGTGGCGTCCGGCTCCACCGCCTGAGGTTGAGCGAGGATCGGGACTTCTGGGTGGACTACTACGGAGGCGCCGCCGAGCCCGGCGGGCGGAGGGCGGCGGAGTCCGGTGGGTCCGATGGAGCCTGA
- a CDS encoding uracil-DNA glycosylase family protein, which translates to MIAAQSLSISPATEAEARYRAVFRRLHAGHAACLDDEWLSRPCVDRTGAALSPVVWSRRNGPWTPVSVLWIGAAPGNAGGRGAGDMGAHGTRIPFGGDIAGANLDLLLDAVGLDRDRTFIAAALNQLPDRGGGEPSAAELSRPVGDYSNSVAVLRDTILASGAALVIALGNVAMRACVAAVAPPGAAGETVLLPSLERLRRAGLERGFATDWPVGDALPGVDPGFLADWRGTWPGPPPRLLWLMHPSAQNMSPHAGADTGFHRRMVQTLRALRGALGRPLPGSLSPARDRVEKTPAPGVYGTLEWRERVGPRHAELIRLWREKGL; encoded by the coding sequence ATGATCGCCGCTCAGTCCCTGTCGATTTCGCCCGCGACCGAAGCAGAGGCTCGCTACAGAGCCGTCTTTCGTCGCCTGCACGCCGGTCACGCGGCGTGCCTGGACGACGAATGGCTGAGCCGGCCGTGCGTGGACCGGACCGGGGCGGCGTTGTCTCCGGTGGTCTGGTCCCGGCGGAACGGTCCGTGGACGCCGGTGTCCGTGCTGTGGATAGGCGCGGCGCCCGGCAACGCGGGCGGGCGGGGCGCGGGCGACATGGGAGCGCACGGAACGCGCATACCGTTCGGCGGCGATATCGCGGGGGCCAACCTCGACCTGCTCCTGGACGCCGTCGGGCTGGACCGCGACCGCACGTTCATCGCGGCCGCGCTGAATCAGTTGCCGGATAGAGGCGGAGGCGAGCCCAGCGCCGCCGAACTCTCCCGCCCGGTCGGAGACTACTCGAACAGCGTGGCCGTCCTGCGGGACACGATCCTGGCCAGCGGCGCCGCCCTCGTGATCGCCCTGGGGAACGTGGCCATGCGCGCCTGCGTGGCGGCTGTCGCGCCCCCTGGGGCCGCTGGTGAGACCGTGCTCCTGCCGAGCCTGGAGCGGCTGCGACGGGCCGGGCTCGAGCGCGGATTCGCGACCGACTGGCCGGTGGGCGACGCGCTGCCGGGTGTCGATCCGGGTTTCCTGGCCGACTGGCGTGGGACTTGGCCCGGCCCGCCCCCTCGCCTCCTCTGGCTCATGCACCCGAGCGCCCAGAACATGAGTCCGCACGCGGGCGCGGACACCGGGTTTCACCGCCGCATGGTCCAGACTCTACGGGCGCTTCGGGGCGCCCTGGGGAGGCCGTTGCCGGGCTCTCTCTCGCCGGCCCGCGACCGCGTCGAGAAGACGCCCGCTCCGGGAGTCTACGGCACCCTCGAATGGCGGGAGCGCGTCGGTCCGCGCCACGCCGAGCTCATCCGCCTCTGGCGCGAGAAGGGCTTGTAG